In the genome of Pontibacter actiniarum, the window AGTGGAATTCTCTGTATACCCCAACCCTGCTAAGCCAGAGGTAAACCTAGAGGAGGCTCCGCTTGTTTTTGCTGGCTACGGCATCAGTGCGCCCGATATGAACTATGACGACTATGCTAACATAGATGCGAAAGGTAAAGTTGTGGTAATTATGCGTGGCACACCAGAAGGCTTCCCCTCCACCGTATCGTCTTACAGCATGGATATGCAAACCATTCTGAATACAGCTGCTGCACACGGTGCGGTTGGTGTTTTGGTAGGTAGTACAAACCCAAAAGGTGGCGTGCCAAACTTCTCCAGAGGGGTTAGCAGCGTAATAGGTGCAGACGGAAAAGTGGCAGCCTCCCGCAGCTACCATGACGACATTAAGTTGCTTGGCATGCTTCACCACGATACGTTCCAGAAGTTGTTGTCATCGGCTGGATTAGAAGTGGCACAAGCTGCTGCAAGTATAAAATCAGGCAAAACAACTTCGGCAGCCTTACCTTTTAGCATCAGAGGCAGCTACGGTAGCAGCTACAACGATATTGAAAGCTACAATGTGGTAGGGAAAATTGAAGGCTCTGACCCTAAACTGAAAAACGAGTATGTGGTACATAGCGCTCACCTCGACCACGTTGGCATTGGCAGACCTATCGATGGTGATTCTATCTACAACGGCGCCCATGACAATGCCTCTGGTGTAGCCAGTCTGCTGGAGATTGCCAATGTATACTCTAGGCTCAAGAACAAGCCAAAGCGCTCTGTCCTGATTGTAATGGTTACCGCTGAAGAAATGGGCTTGTTGGGATCTGCATACTTTGCTAAATATCCTACCGTACCGTCGTCGCAAATCGTTGCTGATATCAACACAGATATGCCAACGCTTATCGCTCCGCTGCTAGCCGTAGTGCCTTTAGGAGCCGCTCATTCTTCTTTAGAGGATGAGGTGAAGCAGGCGAGCAATTACTTAGGCCTGGATGTTGAGCAGGACCCGGAGCCAGAGCAAAATCGTTTTGTGCGCAGCGACCAGTACAGCTTTGTAACGCAAGGGGTACCAGCCCTCCACATCAAGTATGGCAACAAAACCGCTGACGGCAAAAACAACCTGGACGAGACCGTGAAAGTATGGCGTGAGAAGTATTACCACAAGCCACAGGATGGCTTGGAAGGTGGTGTTTTTGATTTTGATGCTGCTAAGAAGTATGCTCAGCTGAATTTCCTAATTGGCTATTTAGTAGCGCAGGATGCTGATAGACCAACCTGGAAAGAAGGTGATTTCTTCGGAAGTCGCTTTGGAAATTTACAGTAGCGATAATGTTAAAATTTAGAGTATTGAAAGAGCCGGGTAAGAGTTCCCCGGCTCTTTTGTTTTACTTCAGTACGGTCTCTATGTCACAACTACTAAATAACACTGCCCCATCTCTGGTGCAAGTCTACAGACCTGTGTTTTACTATGATGTTGAGTTTGCAATTCGGCTGGCTTGCAAAGCCATACTTGCTTAGCGGCAGCTATACTTGTTGCAGTCATACTTCCAAAGTTCTTTCCTGGCGCAAGCGTCCGCTTGTGCCTTTGACTGCCGCTGCTTATACTTCCATAGCTTCTGCTTACTGCTTCTCCAGCCAAGCTATACGTGTTAGTTTCTGTTCATCCTCCAGCTCCCACACACCTATCGTTTCACCTCTGGCTTTGGAGCGCTCAAGCCCGCGAGGGCTCGTCCTCGGGTATCGCGCTGTGTGCCTGAAGCTGCTCCTCGCTCCGCTGCGGGCTGCCCTTACGGGCACCGCAACATGCACAAGGCGCTCAACCCAAGGACTGGGGATGTTTCAGATAGCTACTGCTATAGCTTCTTATAGACACACCATCTTATAAATACAGGATCTGTAGGGACAGATTGCGGCCTGTCCGCGCGACACCGCCCGCTATGAAATTTATAGTTATGAAATGGCAGCTATAAGCTTCCCTCCTTAGATAAGGAGAGGCTAAGGGTGGTTGAAACAGTAGCCTATAAGCAAAAAAACTCCCCTGCACTAAAAGCACAGGGGAGCTTGCATATGCTCTAATCAAATTTAGTAGCTAAGTGTCATTTTATCGCTGTCGTTTTTGATAACGAAGCTTTGCACGTTATAGCCTTCCCGTGGGTTTGAAACTCCTTGCGGATCGAAGCGTGAAATTGGATCGATGAACGATGCGAAATCCTGCTGTGACTTTTGAGTTTTGCCGTTCAGCTTCACTTTCGCTTTATCGTCAAAACCGTGCAGCATCACTTTTATGTTCTTAAAGTTTGAGTTGTAGTTACCTTCTACTTTATCAAACGTGATGGTTTTGCGGCGTGCGTCGTAGTTGATGTTTCGCTTGTAATAGGCACCCTTCTGGTACTCGTAGCTCTTGCCATCATCCTCATAATACACAAAGCTGTTATTTACATCGCCTTTGTAAATGTGTACCGTCAGCGTGTCGGTTGGCTTCTCAGAAGTACTCTGCACCAGCGACTGCATCGGGATAATGCTGCTTTCCTTCACGTAGATCGGTAGCCTGTGGTAGCTGATCGGGATGATCTCTTCACGGTTACCAGTCTCCACCTCGCCCGTATACAAGTTATACCACTTGCCTTGCGGGAAGTATACTTTACCGTAGTTTTTGCCACTCTCGAAGGGCATGATCAGGAAGGCTTTTCCGAACTGGAACTGTGTGTCAAACTCTCCATTGTATACCTTCGGGTCATGGGTGTAATCAATCGCTAGCGTACGCATCAGCGGTTGGCCCGTCTGAGATGCCAGGTAGAAGTTGGAGTAGATGTATGGCATCAGTCTGTAGCGCAGGTTGATGAAGTTACGCGAGATTTCGGTTACTTCTTCACCGTAAGCCCAAGGCTCTGATGACTTAGAGTTTACACCCGTGTGGTTACGGAAGTATGGCGTAAAGGCACCAAGCTGAATCCAGCGGGCATAGAGCCCGATAGACGGGTTACCTGTAAAGCCGCCAATATCCATGGCAGAGAATGGAATACCACTCACACCCATACTATTAAGTAAGCGGATGCCCAGCAGCATATGGCTGTCTTCTGAACGGTTATCACCCGTCCAAATGGCAGTGTAGCGCTGAGAGCCAGAGAAGCCCGCACGAGAAAGCAGGAATGGACGCTGGTTTGGCTGGTGCTCACGAGCACCTTCGTAGCTGGCGCGGGCCATTTGCAAGCCGTATACGTTACGCCCTTCTTTATGCGAAGTAAGATGGCCGTCGTACTGAAACAGCACGTTGTTTGGCATTTTCTGGCCCCAGGTAGCAATCTCGTTCATGTCGTTCCAGAAGCCGTCTACGCCAGTCTCGGAAAAGAACTTAATCTCTTTTTTCCACCATTCACGGCCAGCGTCGCCGGTAAAGTCCGGGAAGTGCGTCCAGCCTGGCCATACCTGGCCTGTATAGTATTCCCCGTCGGTATACTTCAGGAAAAT includes:
- a CDS encoding glycoside hydrolase family 31 protein — its product is MKFTCKQLASTLVLSALSFASFGQGNGPVHQVGNVSDVKINGQVVDLTTDNNGHIQVSVYSPTVVHVRMDKKPLGENFSYAVVGKPKQAQANITQSNSEVTITTDSLVARISKNPFAVAFFTKDGKVINQDEKGLTTSWIGEEVTTYKHMQEGERFIGLGEKTGGLDRRGNGYTNWNTDAYGYSTGQDPLYATIPFYVGIHNGLNYGIFFDNSYQSDFNFGASNNRFSSFGAQGGEMDYYFIYHTKLADIITSYTDITGRMDLPPLWSLGYQQNRYSYYPDTEVMRIAQTLREKKIPADGITLDIHYMDAYKLFTWDKSRFPNPAEMNKKLENMGFKTTVIVDPGIKVEENYGAYERGKQSDIFLKYTDGEYYTGQVWPGWTHFPDFTGDAGREWWKKEIKFFSETGVDGFWNDMNEIATWGQKMPNNVLFQYDGHLTSHKEGRNVYGLQMARASYEGAREHQPNQRPFLLSRAGFSGSQRYTAIWTGDNRSEDSHMLLGIRLLNSMGVSGIPFSAMDIGGFTGNPSIGLYARWIQLGAFTPYFRNHTGVNSKSSEPWAYGEEVTEISRNFINLRYRLMPYIYSNFYLASQTGQPLMRTLAIDYTHDPKVYNGEFDTQFQFGKAFLIMPFESGKNYGKVYFPQGKWYNLYTGEVETGNREEIIPISYHRLPIYVKESSIIPMQSLVQSTSEKPTDTLTVHIYKGDVNNSFVYYEDDGKSYEYQKGAYYKRNINYDARRKTITFDKVEGNYNSNFKNIKVMLHGFDDKAKVKLNGKTQKSQQDFASFIDPISRFDPQGVSNPREGYNVQSFVIKNDSDKMTLSY
- a CDS encoding M28 family peptidase — translated: MKSTLIAAGICFTLAMPGAFAQSANVPKPVAKSLSKVKPDDIKAHIAYLADDKLLGRKPGTPGYQMAVDYVTDQFKKMNVAPAGENNSYLQTVRIRTATPNPDATLKLQANEGAAEALKDGVEFSVYPNPAKPEVNLEEAPLVFAGYGISAPDMNYDDYANIDAKGKVVVIMRGTPEGFPSTVSSYSMDMQTILNTAAAHGAVGVLVGSTNPKGGVPNFSRGVSSVIGADGKVAASRSYHDDIKLLGMLHHDTFQKLLSSAGLEVAQAAASIKSGKTTSAALPFSIRGSYGSSYNDIESYNVVGKIEGSDPKLKNEYVVHSAHLDHVGIGRPIDGDSIYNGAHDNASGVASLLEIANVYSRLKNKPKRSVLIVMVTAEEMGLLGSAYFAKYPTVPSSQIVADINTDMPTLIAPLLAVVPLGAAHSSLEDEVKQASNYLGLDVEQDPEPEQNRFVRSDQYSFVTQGVPALHIKYGNKTADGKNNLDETVKVWREKYYHKPQDGLEGGVFDFDAAKKYAQLNFLIGYLVAQDADRPTWKEGDFFGSRFGNLQ